The Phragmites australis chromosome 1, lpPhrAust1.1, whole genome shotgun sequence genomic interval GCAAATTTGGGTGTTTAGTGGGTCTGTTTTTCCAAGGAGCGCTTCTTAAACATACTGAATACAGAAACTGAAACAAGTACATGGCCAGCTTTATAACATTGCTCGACCCAAGATTATTGGGGAGGAAAGTAAATGTAAACCGCCAAACTCATGGAACAGTATCCCATTCAACGATCCAGCACTGTCCACTAGAAGACAAAGGCACAGAGAAAACAGAAACAAAAACAGGGGTTTATTGGGCAGGACTGGGGGGCGTCAGCTCCGGAGGGACCTCTCGTGTGGCACCAATCATAGGATCATATTCATCATCCTGGTGAGCAAGCTTCTTGCGCAACAACTTCTCGAATTCAATCTTTTCAAGAGGCTTGGCGTTCTCAGCAGCATGTGCGTTGGCCAAATCAGAATAGTTGGCAGCAGATTTCGCAATAAAAGCAATCTCCTCATCAGTGAGCTTCCTCAGAAATTTGGCTGGGTTTCCTCCCCATACCTAAATCGAACAGAACCTAGTCAATAAAGTATATGTAGAAATAAAATACCAAACCAGGCCTATGCAGCATATTCTCGTCCCACTTCTAcccataaaaaatataactataTAAGCCACATGGAAATGTATTAGACCAAAGAACGCTGTCTTGAGTATGCATTGGTGGAACCAGTCTagtgaaataaaaaaggaaagaaaaagcaaAGGTGTTGGAGATGGCTTCAACAAGAACCTAAAGTAAAGGACAATGGAGGAAGCGATGCACAACCTCTCCACAAGGGATCCTAGTATTTTGTCTTACGAGGGCTCCAGCAGCAACCATCCCATGCTTTTCCACAACCACACCATCTAAAAGGGTTGCCCCCATACCAACAAAAGCTTCATCCTCAACAGTGCATCCTTGTAAGACAGCACTATGACCTGCCAAATGGAGTTTCAGAATGTTACCAAACTTCAAATATTATCTGGAGCACCAGTTTTGGAGTGTTGAGCCATACATAGCAACTGATGCCAAATAGTTTATGTATTTGTTGTGCTAGATTCTGATCTAATCAGATTGTGACTGGTCAAAAAAGTGTGGCAATGTGGGGAAAAAGTTGGATAAAAAGGACATGTTTCTTAAGAACCAAAAAGCATATTTACCTACTGTGACATTATCACCAATGATCGTTGGAAAGACTTTCCCACTTAGATTAGATTTCGCCACATGCACAAGAGAATTGTCTTGTATGTTGGTCCCAGATCCAATTTGAATGTTGTTTGCGTCCCCTGAAATTAAGTTGTCAGACTAGTTGATGACAAAAGGTAACAACTTAGAAACTCACAATACAGCATGATGGGCtaagattaaaaaattgtaagaaCCTTTAAATAGTACTCAGGATATAGGTCAAATTTGTCTGTTTCTAGATCTCAACTCTGCAAAACTAGCTATTCCTTGGTCAAATACACTGTAAGTATGACCAAGCCAAACACCCTAGCATCATGAAACCCATTAGATAAAATGAGCCACTAGTTGTTAAGATAATCTGGCCAAATCCACTTCAACTCTCATTTTCTAACTGACCACCTCTTTCTACATGGAAGCATAGTTACGGTGGTAAGGCATGGCGAGGTACCTGACAACCTTCACACCTTTTAGTTGAGTATGACGTGAGGCAAGGCAAGGCCATACTCAAATGAATGTACAAGCACAATTTTTAAAACAAGAATGTTGAATGGCATACCTTGATCAAAAGTTCAAATAATATAAGGAAAATGAAGAGAACTGGGCCACTATTCCACTCAGCCTACTGTCCCTCTCAAGCCCATCTATGCACCCCTCCTCCCTTTCTACCTAATCCTACAAAGAACAGGCAGCCGCCACTTCCCCATTCCCACTCTTTGCAGCAATGGATCACAAGATCTGCAGTGTTGGTTTCCCTCcgttcctctctccctctctctttctctcacgGGGAAGCAAAGAGAAGCTACGAAAGGGAGGCCATCAGGCACACTGCCGCCCTCCCCACTGCTCGGCTTCTCTACATGGGCACAtggcctcctccgccgcccgcCTCGCCCTACCCCTCCTTCTCATCTTCCTCCGATGATGCCAAGATTTTTCCACCCCGACTATGTGACATCCGGCCTAATTTGGATAGAGCCCATGTGGCCCATGAGTGCACATATTTAGTACCACTTTGCTAGTAAAGCAAGGATGGAACCAACTTATAAGGCCACTAGAGTCCATGCCACTAACCCTAGTTTAATCCTTTACGTGAAGCGAGGACGAAAGCGTATATAGGTTGGTGTGAGTGTGGTCCACCCAATGTGTGAGTGGGCCTAAGCCGGTTTGGACTCTAGCTTGTTACAAATGACATCAGAGCCGACCCTCACGGTTACATGGGCGCGTGCGAGCCAGGGCACAGACATGTGGCACATGTCGTGTGCGGGCCCTGAGTGGTCACACAGCATGGCATATGTGCCACACTGAACGCACAGACGTGTGCTAAGAGGGAACATTCCTAGTTATTTGTCCAAGAGTGGGTATGTTGGTTCGACGAGGACGTCAGGTACTTTTAGGGGATGTACGTGACATCCAACCCAATTTGGATAGAGCCCATGTGGCCCATGAATGCATGAGTGCACATATTTAGTACCACATTGCTAGTAGAGCAAGGGTGGAATCAACTTCTAAGGCCATTAGAGTCCATGCCACCAACCCTGAGTAAATCATTTTACACAAAACTAGGACAAAAGCGTAAGCGAGTTGGTGTGAGTGTGTGGTCCACCCAATGTGTAAGTGGGCCTAAGCCAGTTTAGACTCTAGACTGTTACACACCACCACCCGCGATGAAGGCAACCTCCCTGCCTCCGCAGCATTAGCAGCCACAGCAGTGGCAGAGCCTGGAGCGTGATTGCAACGTGCTAGTGAAGGTGCTGGCGCGTGCAGGGGATGTCGACCAGGTAGTCAACCTCTGCGCTGAGCTCGCGACACTCACCTTCCCAATATGACGTCGCTTCGCGATATGGCGACGCCTGAGCGATGCCATATTCTCCAAGGCGGATGCCACAGTCGCATTAGACGACGCAATAGCTTTGGCGTTCACCCACGAGTGTCACGACGCCAAATCGACGCTTTGGCGATGCCTTAACAACCATGCATGGAAGTGTGCAAATCAGGTGAGAAAGTTCCAAGTGAACTGAGGTTTAGATATCCATCAAGTTAGAAACGGTGAGAACTAAGTAAGCACACTTGTGATGGAAAGGTAACCTTATCAATGCACCCAATTGCAGAGCCATGACTCCAGGTCTAATATCTATTATAAGGGGATTGTTTCGTTTGGAATTTTGATGCTACTAAACTATTGTTTCCATATAATGACTGTGTTTCGAATTTGTTCTTTCccccagagaaaaaaaaaactagagggTTTGTGTACCCCACAGGCCACAACTCCTAACATATGCCCACTGAACCAACCTTCTTAAGATAAGTCGCAAGATTAAGAATGGTACAAATAACCAAAACTGCTAATTTAGAAGTAAATCTCAATTGATATCGATGCAACACAAAAATTATATTCCCAATGTCAACATAACTTATTCATCTATATCAGATATCATGTAGTTGTGTAAAATAATGAATAGCTTCTTATCGCAAAAGTTATCGAGAAATATACCTTGACAAAGTGAAGTCACATAAGGGACATTTGGGCAAGAAACGAACATAATGCAAatgattattttctttttactttGGATTATCAGTTAGGAAGCCAAATATAGAATGGTATACATGAGCTTACAATATGGCGACAGGCACAACTTAGAAGTAACCACCAATTAGctctttttttgcaaaaacgAACAAATAATGCACACTAACATAGGAAGCACAAACCTCTCAGGACGCACCCGTACCAAATTGAAGCTCCTTGTCCAACTTGGACATCACCAATAAGGGATGCACTTGGAGCGACAAATGCATCTTGATGAACATGAGGGGCTTTGTCAAAGATATTCATGAGTGTGCGATGCCTTGAAACTGAAATAGTCCAAAAGGCAATCATGTTAGCATTTGGATATGTATATATCAGGTAAATATCAATACATTGCATGATCACCAATAGCAATAAACCTTAAAAACGTTGTTGGAATGAAATAAATCATGAGTCTTAGAGTGACAGAATCATGCATAGAAGTAAAACTAGAGGCACAAAAGAAACATATAACATTTAATTCTGAAGGTAGTAAGAACCATCGACATTAGAAACTATCAGCAATCATGCTGCAAAGGAGAAAAAACACAGAACTAAAAAGCACCATATGACAAATGAGGTTTTTCACATGATACAGTTGGACCACGGGAACCAAATTTATCTGAGTCGTCGAATGAGTTGATGTGCCCAATGAAAAGTTTAAAACCTTAACAATAAATAACATATTATGCTgtttagggcatgtttgttccAGCTGTGGAATGTGAAAAACAGCTTATAAAttttggattgtaaaaagctagattataaaagctgaattgtACAATCTACAGAAACTAGTGAAAGACATATtactggattgttacaatctgaagACTGAATTGtataatccagcttttacaatccaaccTGTCTGTTTCAGCGTGCAGATTATGAATACAATCTGCAATCtacaagctgaaacaaacaggcccttacaTGTATTCTTCATATTTTATCCAACATAAAACATAAGATGCAACAATTATTAGATGCTTTCGTGCTGGAGCATCAATGTTCGTAGTGCATGATATATCCATTGTATACACATTAAACCATGGGATTTGCGTTCCCATAGAGAATTcttgttgcatgcttgcatggcAGCTAGAACTATCATGTTCAATTCATGTTCACAACATTCAAATAGATGAGAAATAATATGCACTCCTACGAGGCTAGAGCCAAAATACACTTATTCAAATCACAAATACTATGAATAGTTCAGCACACTTGTTATGTTTATGTTTTTCAGCATATATGATTCTTACTCAGGTCAATGTACTTACGTAAATTGCATATATGTGTGGTGTAAAACCCATGGGAGTAGCTAGTGCTAGTATATGAAAGTATGCCATGAGCCAACACACAAATAAAGATCAAAGTTGCGATTTTTATTTCATATGTGTTTCTTATAGTGAAAAAGTAACCTAGAACTTGGAGCCATGTATGATACTAGAGAAAAGCGGCGCTATATCCTATAGTACCTAGCGTTCTGATAATATTTAGAGTgaatatcacaaaactacacttttctCCTCCTATTTTACAAAACCACATTACTTTGTAtcactttatcacaaaactacacttctatTACTGTGAACAGATCTGACAAGATGGAATTATGCGTCATACTTACAAGTTTCAGCCATCACCATTTGCCAACGTGGCCAACTACGCCATGTCACAATTGTTGGCCAAGTTAGCAGATCATACGTGGTATTTGGGCTCCTCTTGGAAGCAACAGAGCTTACGCGAGTTGAATTCCTGGACACGAAAAATTAGCGTTGGTGGGGGTTGGCATGACACCATTTAGCTACCCAAATGATGCCCTGCCAACCCCCACCAGCGCCATTTGAGCGGCTCAATGGTGCCACGCTAACCCCCACCGGCGCTAATTTTTTGCGGCAAGGAATGCAACTCGCGCCAGATCAGTAGCTTCCAAGAGAAGGAGTCTAAAGGCTACGTTGGATCTGCTAACTTGGCAAGCAATTGTGACATGGCGTAATCGGTCACATCAGCAAACGGTGAGGATTGAAGCCTGTAAGTATAACGCATGGACCTATTTAGTCAGATCTGTTCATAATAacaaaagtgtagttttgtgataaagtgatgcaaaGTGTGGTTTTGTGAAATAGGATGGAAAAAgtgtaattttgtgatatttaaaccaaaagaagtgtagttttgtgataaagtgatgcaaaGTAACTGTGGTTTTGTGAAATAAAATGagaaaattgtagttttgtgatagttaaaataaaagaagtgtagttttgtgacaTTCACTCTAATATTTAGTCCAAATTACAATAGTTCTTGCCTCTAAAACACCGATACTTCAAGAAGGCATTGTATCCGTATCAGATACCATATCTGATATCGATACATGCCGGATACTCGTCGGATACGTATCCGTCATGTATCCGAAATATAATAATTATGTAAATTCCGGATATGCAATTGGATACTTCTCCAATACTTCGAGGATATGGCCCAGCCCATTTGCGCCCACATGACCTAACAAGTCGCTTGCAGTCCCACACGTCAACCGCCGCCTGCAGTCCCGCACGCCTCCTCGCAAAGCCACCCACATGCCAGCACGCCACCCGCGACGCCCTCCTAGCCGCAGTGGCGGTGAGTTCCTCTCTGGCTCTCCCCCTTTTCAGGTTAATTAGTTAACAAAATTGGCTGGTGGTTATGATTCATCTGGAGTGAAAACAGTTTTGCGTGTTGTGAAGATGACAAAGCAAATTAGTGCTGATATTGTATAATTTGAACTACCTTTTGTCATCTCATATGCAAATTACTGATGAGTTAAATCTAGGCATATGCTCTGGTTTGATAGGACATGTTGGCAATAGTAGCTTCTGAGTGATTTAGACAATATAAACATGCAATGCAAACTtattactgttttttttttagtaaaaCGTATCCGCGTATTGAGTTTCCTAGGAAAATGACATCCCCGTATCTGTACCGGTCCGATACCGATACACGTATCCGTATCAGTGTTGCCTAGGTTCTTGCATTTTTTCAGTTTTCTCACCAAGTGGTTCTCCCCTAATATGCTCTGTATATAATAGTTGTTACTTATTAAAGTTCTTAGTTTATTGGTCATCTGGTCAGAACACAAACACACCAGCCTTCGTtagaaacaacaacaaaaaacttGGCATGTAGAAAAGGTGGTAGCATGCAACATTTTTTATGCATGGTTTCCTATGAAGGAAACAAGTCAACGATGCCCACTGGCCAGTTGATTAGTGGGATGAAACTGTGCGGCTCTCCTCCCGTGAGGTACTAGATTCAAATCCTGGGTtctgcaaaaatattttcagcTGTGAGGAAGTTCCAAGGATCCAGCTAAATAGCTGATTGCTCAAAATTACCCGGTTCAACCatacattatgttgttgttTCCCCTAATATGCTCCATATATAATAGTTGTTACTTATTAAAGTTCTTAGTTTATTGGTCCTCTGGTCAGAACACAAACACACCAGCCTTCGTtagaaacaacaacaaaaacttGGCATGTAGAAAAGGTGGTAACATGCAACATTTTTTATGCATGATTTCCTATGAAGGAAACAAGTCAACGATGCCCACTGGCCAATTGATTAGTGGGATGAAACTGTGCGGCTCTCCTCCCGTGAGGTACTAGGTTCAAATCCTGGATtctgcaaaaatatttttagctgTGAGGAAGTTCCAAGGATCTAGCTAAATAGCTGATTCTGCTCAAAATTATCCGGCTCAACCATACATTCTCTTGTGAAAAGAGAGGCTAGCATGAGCTTAAACTGAGAAGGCTTAAGAACTTAAAACTCAGGTCCCAACATGAGATAAACAGACTCACACTCTTGccaaagcaaatccactagtGGCATTTTCTTCTTGGATAAGCTCCGCAACCAAACTTTCACAAATAGTAATAAGCTCCGCAAGTAGTTTGAGTAACGAAACTATGTTCTACCCCGGTCTTGTACAAGAATTGCTCTAAACTTTcaaaatagagagagagggcatATGGATCCTATCCCCTATAACGAACAC includes:
- the LOC133910456 gene encoding gamma carbonic anhydrase 1, mitochondrial-like, whose amino-acid sequence is MAGLGKAMYALGFWIRETGQALDRLGSRLQGNYFFHEQISRHRTLMNIFDKAPHVHQDAFVAPSASLIGDVQVGQGASIWYGCVLRGDANNIQIGSGTNIQDNSLVHVAKSNLSGKVFPTIIGDNVTVGHSAVLQGCTVEDEAFVGMGATLLDGVVVEKHGMVAAGALVRQNTRIPCGEVWGGNPAKFLRKLTDEEIAFIAKSAANYSDLANAHAAENAKPLEKIEFEKLLRKKLAHQDDEYDPMIGATREVPPELTPPSPAQ